From Eremothecium sinecaudum strain ATCC 58844 chromosome III, complete sequence:
TAATCTTAATCCCtggaaaatttttaatataCGTAGATAGTGATTTCACTCGATTTCTTAATATGAACTATATTGTACAACATTTATTATATACTTTAGAAGTGAGACTAGCGTTTACTAGTCTTCTTGTGCTTCTTCAATGCATTCATTTCTTCTTTGTAAATATCTTCAGCTTTTTCTTGCTTTCTCTTTTTCTTGGATTTAACACTGATTGTACCATTAGTCTTGGCAGCTTTCTCTAACTGAGATTGGGACTCGGCCCATTCTTCGTCATCTTGGTCAATAGCGTACTTATTCAGATTGAGTGAGTTAATCAATTCCTTTTGCTTTAACCTCATGGCTTTAGTTGCTTCATTCCCAGCTTCTTCAAGATCGTCATTCATCTGGTCCAAAGCTTCTGCCGCGTCATATTCTCTAGTATTGTCACCCAATTCAGATAATTGGTTGTTGTTGACCTCTGGCATTGCGTCTTCTATCGAGGAACTCAATAAGCTGCGGAAATAGCTTGAGAATTTTCTGATAACTTTGGCGAACATAGCAATGGTCTGGTTTGAAGGTAGGTTCAACTCGTTTCCAATGTCGGTAATGCTCTTGTGTTGCAAACCAATAGCAAGTAGAATAGATGCCTGTACACTAGAGAGCGTTAGATTGCCTCCTAGCCTACCACTAAAGTAAAGAAGAGCCAACACGGGTAGTAGATCAACAATCACGTGGTAATCAAGCAGGTTGTTGGAATAGCTATCTATTCTCTTCAAGTCGTAAGGTGAAAGCATCTCGTACAACCTTTCCCGATTTAATTCAACAGGTTGGTATTCTACTTTCTCCTGGCTGTCGGGAAGCAGTTTCTCGGCGCTCTTAGTGCTCTCTATGATGTTTAGTGCTTGAACGGCGGAAAACTTGCTAAAATCATAAGATAGTAATGACAAGAACCGCTTGTGAAAATCCTTAGCAAATGCTACAAGCCATTTGGAGTTACGGCCTTCCAAGACGTGCAACATCACACATGTGTGCTCACCAGTCAAATCATTGGCCGTTTGACGCAAGTACACTGGAACAAAATTGTTCCTCTTCCAGAATTTGTGCAATGAACTGGTTAGCCCATATGATACACCTAGGTAGTGCAAGTAATGTGGTGGTTGGTCAGAAAGCTTTAGTAACAAAGGTGGTAGAGTTTTTGAATCTCTTAACTTAATTTCGTCCTTTAGAAGGTTAGAATTCAACAACTCCTTATCACTAATCCTCTTGATGCTATAGTCAACTGGCTTAGTATCCTCTGATAAGTCAGTAAACTTCTGTTCGTAATAGTCTCTCAACAATTCAATAGCACGGGAACCATATCCCATAGAAGCGTACTCTGGGTTAGTAGCAATTCTAACAATACGAGCACCACTCAAACCAGCAAACTCCTCGTCCTGGAATTGCTGTGAAACCAACCATGGGATCAAGTCACCACCAGCTCTTTGTCCTCTAGATAGAGACTTTCTAACCGAATCTTTAGAAATCTCACCTTCCAAAGCAACTTGAACGACAACTAAAGGATCGGGGATTCTGCCACCATCTTTAGCATCAATAGGAGGCAACAAAACAAACAATTGGTGGGCAGGTGCATCACTCATTAACTGTAAATCATTGGGAGAATTTTTGTAATGTGATGCAACATACAAACTCATCATCTTTTCCAAGAAGCTCTCAGAAACAGGATGATATGAAAACAATGTGTCCCTGTTCACAATAAAAAGATTACATTGTGATGGATGAGGGGTACCTCTGGTTGCAAACCTGGAGTTCTTTATTAAAGTCACATCTAAGCATAAAAGTTTGTTCAACCATTTTTCAACTGGATCGCCTGGAGCGTATCTAATTGGCTCATCCAAAACAACTTCCCGAAGTGTACGACCGCTGCTCTGCGCATCAAGTGGCTTATTGTCTCTAGAAGCCAATGCAGTCTCGGATCCTTCACGCCCATTACCAGTTGTTTGTTGACGCAATTGCTGGATCAATTTTAAGGATAAGGATCTACCAGTACCTTCGTAACCATTGATCGTTGAGGCCATAAAAACCAAATAAGGACCTAGTAGTTTTTTTACTATAGGTAGAGGAATAGCAGCTGCTTCATCAATTACAACCAGTTCGGCCTGTCCTAGAACATGTGAATCACTTGGGTCAATGTATTGGATGGTTTGCCTGTGGTCCCTTTTGATGTCAACTCTAACAATAGCCTTATTGAATGCAGGATTAGTAGATTGTATTATGTCGTAGTCAATATGCTCCTGGAATCCTAGTGCATCAAAACCTTTGAAAATGAATTCAAATAATGTCCTCAAATTTTCTGGTGAAGGTGAGGTAACAAAAATGTTAGAATAACCATGCGATACTGCAGCTGCAATCGCAATACCCAAAGCAGCAGATTTACCTCTACCTCTGCCAGCTGTCAATGTGACAGTAGAGTTTAGCGTTTTTTCTGAGATGGCATCGATAAAAGTTAAAATAGCCTGCGCTTGATTGACAGTCTTTGACATGTCAATTAAAGCACCAGCAGGTTGCACATCTTTCAAAGATTCCTTAAGCTCAATTAGTTCCTGTTGCTTTGGTGTTAACTCATCGTCATCCTTAGGAACCAATGGCTTGACGTTTTTACCACCAGATATAGGAAGAACATTCAATTCGTCATCTACTACCAAACAGTTCTCATTCGATCCCAAAGATAAAATAAACCGTTCGTTGAAACGAGCAACAACATCGTTATGTGCTTCTGTTCTGTATCTACTATGTATATCCATAGGAATTGTGTAAAGTTGCTTCAAAGACTTCATGGACTTAAGCATTATCACAATCAGCCCACCACCTTCAACAGTTTCAATTGTCCTAGCAAGCAAGTTTGGAGTCAGAGCCTCAAAATCCTGGAGAATACACATACCATAGGTATTACCCAAAATCTTCTCGGTCTCCTTATAGTAGCAGTATCTGATCTTCTGGTTCGAAATAAAGGTTTCAAACGGATCTTGCTCGTTCACTTCTCTAGTGCCTCTCTTGATCTCCTTCTTGATTTTCGCTTCTCTCTTCTTTCTGTGGGATGTAAAACCTTCAAGTTTCTTCTTATACGCCCAAAGCACAGATTTGTTCATCTTCAGGTCCGCACTCATCATCAAGTAGTGCAGGTTAGGCAGCTGGTTCCTGGCCTTGTCACCAACTATGATGAAAAACGATCTTTGCTTCGTCTGTGCACCATTCCGCACTAGTGCAGGTATACGTGAGTCTATAGCCTTCTTCACCATCGTAGCAGTCGTTTATGCCTTGTTCACCTCTATACAGCTCGTCGCTTATACACTGCTATAAAGCTCATCGCATGCTTCAAATTTTTCAGCAAAAGAAACGTGACCTAAAAATTCACCTCCCTTTGCACGGCTAACGTCACGTGTTTTCACGTGACGTCCCGCCTGCGGTTCCTCCCATTGTATAAGGCTATATGTGCGGCTCAGGGCGATCACATTGGATAGCAACAATAACCCTCTATACGTCATTTGGTAGCTATACTTTTCAAGATGGTGCTAAAGATTACAATTTGGTAATCTGCAAGTTCGCTGCAACCTATAGCGCTGTAAGTCCACCACGCAGGTCCAGCACCGCAAATATGTAGGCCTGCATAACTAATTCAGGCTACGTTCGGCAAGGTCACTTACAGTGATCGGACCAATCGCCCGGTGGAGCTACCGTAGAAAGTGATTACAGTCATATTGTATTACTTCTTTAGGATATTAACCGACGGCTTTCCGGTGATCACCTTGGGCGGTTAAAATGACGCGAGAGAACAATCAACAGATCATCGTGAAGTTCATCTTCACCCACCACAATAACGGACAAAATTCAAAACTTTAAACTCTTTACACAAATACCTGTTGTTAAGTAAATGCCAATACCACAAAAAAATAGCAACTCAAAGGATGGAAGGTAGACGAACTATATCGACTGAGAACAATGATAAGAGCCAAGAGATACAAACTTTCCAAAATGATGACGGTACTGTAAGTAGCTATTTCGATAAAAGGAAAGTAAGGATCGCTCCTAGATCTACTTTACAGTTTAAAATCGGTCCTTCCTTCACTCCAAAAGTTGAATATAATGTGGTTAAGGATCTGAGAACAGGTAAGAGAGTTGAATTTGAAATTAAACCAAGGATTGATAGAGGTTTTGATTTTATTGAAAATGAGTGGATCGGCTATAAGAGAAATTATTTTACTGTTGTAAGTGCGTTTGATACTCCGACCATGTCTTTAGATCAATTTCTTCAGGGCAGTTATGAAATCCGGCCAGATAATAGTCATAGTAGATTAAAGGTGAAATACTTTGCGGTTAAGCTTGTGGCTAAATGTATTGAGGACCAGTCACAGATTAATCTCGTCCAGCATACGGCGAAACGTGATAAAGGACCACAATTTGCGCCGCCCATCCACCCGTTGGTACCAGCGCCATTACCGAATCATCAGATGATTAGGGAGGCATCTAATGTGAGAAATGAATCTAAaatgaagaagtttgaTCATGATTTTTTCCTTCATAGAGATCGTATTGTTCAGGATTTCGACGACGGTTGTATTATTTATACTTATCCAAATGACACCATAAAGAAGGTAGCTAGGTATGAAAGGATCCAATTTGCATCTTCTATAACTGTGAAAAAGCCAACGCAGCAAAGCAAGCATTTTGTCCTACAGTTGGTATTGGGTTGTTGTATTGACGGAAACCACATAAATAGAGACAACAACAGCCCGTACTACAACTTGGATACGTACGACCAAGATGCGGACACCACTTTCATTCCTATCTTAATGAAGCAAACCCCAGCATTGATTATAAGGGGAAGATCTCCTTCTAACTACCCCCAGCAGATTAAAACTTTGGCGACCAAAGAGGAAACGATTATTGTTGAAACAAGCAATAGTAATGTGCTTGCCGAGCCCAAGGTTGCTAAAAGAGGCAGGAAAAGGAAGGAGTACactgaagatgatgatgaagatgaagatgaatATGATGAGCCGGTTATCAGCGAATTAAACGGTAACAAGAGAGTTCAAAAATACGACAGGATCTCGAATCCCAAGGAGAAACCAGAAGAACAGTTGACGTACATTGAGGGCGTAAAAAGGAAAATCGTGCCCCTCGTCCTGCAGAGTTCCTTGACCGCAAGGGATTTAGAGTTATTGCCCAAAACTTCTATGTTATCCGCCCTCCACAATAGCTTGGAAGCTGATACCACTCCCTCATTCCATCTCTCTCCACTGAACGATTATGATGTGGAACTTCTGTCAATCCAGTATGATCCATTTAATCTTGAAAACCAAGCTTACGATCAGCACTTATTAACGGACGGCATACTTTTAGGTCCACTAGAGAATAGAAAACGCAAATTGTCTAACAAGTCTAGTATTTCCTTGCTTTCTGAAACTAAAGTCAAGATATCTAAGAAAACGACAACTGCAGTCGCAACCACAATGACTGCTACATCGCATTCGAGTACTAGTAATGTTAGCTTTTCTACTTTTCACAGCTTTGGTCCAGGTTCTAGAGATTTTCAGCAACACAACGCTACGGTGACCAACAATTTCCTTATCAAGCACATATCTCCGTCCCAGCATCCTCAATGTAACGAAGACATCCCTAGATCTACACCACACGTTAATAATCCCATGGATATCTCATTTTGTTTGAACATTGAAGAAACGCCTGCTTCAAGGCAAAGGCCATTTTCGGGCAAACGAGGTATTGTAACGGCCGGAGGAAATAGCAAACCGTCAGAGCTTTTAAATTCTAGCGATCTGCTTGATGAACCCAGTTTCTTTCGCCACTAGTTATTAGCTGCACCATCTTACACTAAGTATATTATGTACCTATGTACGTTTTGTATGGTGGTATACTATAATATTATCCTCTGCATGTATTTGCAAGCGCCCTTGAAATATTAACATAGAGAAAAAAAGCCAAAAAATTAAGCCGAAGCAACTTGCGAATTCTGTGGATCGAACACAGGACCTTCAGATCTTCAGTCTGACGCTCTCCCGACTGAGCTAAATCCGCAACTGTTGTCTTTAGTTGTTGATCTATCAGGTGATTTTCGCATATCACCATTACTAGATCTTTGTGCATAGATTAATAACCCTCCATTATTATTCTTAAAAATCAGAAGACTACTAGGCTGACGAGATGAAAAGGCGATGTTAATGTTCTCATAATATTATTTTAGAGTTATTATATTGCCAACTGCCCTTCTATAAGAGAATCGTTGCGCTGCAGCCAACTTTGTCAGAAGTATTATAGCTACATAATCTCACATTTTATTGTATTACGTAAGGCGTCATACATCATTACGTAAGTATGGTGTGACATGCCCGTGAAAGCGCTTAAAAGTATTTGATTCCAGGATCTAAGTGAGGTATGTTAGTGTATCTATTTATTGAACTGTAATCTACTTTAAGTATTGAGTATTAACATAGTGTTCTTTTTATGTTATAATTTTTAGGCTGTCAGCCTTAGGGTGAAAATTGAATCTAATATGCAGTTCCCAACATTCACACCCTAAAACGTATCCGCAAAGTCAAACTAACTGCACAAGTAGACGACTCCACATGCTATCATATTGTGTACGCTTTCAATTCCTACATGCTCTATTTTTCGCTCTGTTTCAGAGCGTCAATAGCTATTCTATGTTTCCTGACATAAGCTTCTGCAGTCGCCTGAACGTCATGACGCTACAAATAAACATAATACCACAAACCTTCAAAACCTTCATTGTATATTACAACATTAGTTACTCGAAAATAACAACTCTAGCCATAACAATCAGCGAAGTAGCTAGCAATGCGAGACGACGATATTGGAGAGCCTGCCGCCATTGCAAGTCCTCGGGGCACAGAACCTGCTGCACCTCCACTACCAAAACTTCCCAGGAAGAAGTCACTACACTACCAAGACATCAAAACAAAATTCAAGTCTACACGTAACAAACTTTTTAAGCATGACCTCTCTTTGCAATTGAATCTATTAACTGCCGGCATTTCTCACGTACCAGAACATATTACGCCTATACTTAACAAGCATGGTGAAAATTATGTTATACTTGGATCTACTGGATTGACCGGATCAATGGTACTACAAGGTTTCATGTCACCATGGGTAGGGGCCTCACTAACGGAGGACACCGTAACCAGGACCTATTGGTGTTTCaatagaaataaaaaatcTTTGGAGATTAATTTAGATAAATTACCACAAACTTGGACTGCCATCATTGAATATTCCGGCGAGCAGCACATTCTACGCAAAAATGATGTCGTTATAAGACAGCATATTGTCGAGCAAGGAAAGCTAGGCCACGTAGAATGTCATTGGGACCAGTATGACTGGGGTTTAGTATTGCCAACTGGAGAAGTTAAAAATATTGTGATCAATGTCGTGCAACTCATCGAGAGTGACTCCAACAAATGGTGCGAGACCTTCACAAACCTATTTACAGGTGCCCGCAAGCTGTTGGATGACAGAACTCCAATTTATCTTCCTTCCGTGGATCAGATTTCCACTTTGGTATCAACCCTTGGTTCCAGCTCCTGGGAATCCCGTAAAGAGAAAACAACTCGTTCGTTTGTCGACTATACTTTAAACCTTCAACTCGCCAAAGCCTTCGCGCCAGACGCTACAAAAAGCACTCTAAAACATATGGTCATCGTTACGAGCTTCAACAACCTAGCTTTAGGTGTTATAAGCCCATATTTCCGCACCAAGCAAAAATTGGAAAACGACCTCACTCACGAGGTCCCCGGTTTAACTCATTTGACTATATTAAGACCAGGTCCATTGGTCGGTCAACACGGAAAACAACTTTCGCTGCTTCCCACCGCCCCAGAAGGCTGCAGTATCATATATAGATGTTACTTCTGGAAGAAAAATGCAGTGAAAGCTAGAATTAACTGGCTCAGCCAAGTTAGAGACGTTGGACCCTCCAAGAAGGTCAGTGAGATAGTAGCCAGAGCTACTTACCACCTACCGGGAAATTGGTTGGTTGGTT
This genomic window contains:
- the KRE33 gene encoding ribosome biosynthesis protein KRE33 (Syntenic homolog of Ashbya gossypii AGR346C; Syntenic homolog of Saccharomyces cerevisiae YNL132W (KRE33)); translation: MVKKAIDSRIPALVRNGAQTKQRSFFIIVGDKARNQLPNLHYLMMSADLKMNKSVLWAYKKKLEGFTSHRKKREAKIKKEIKRGTREVNEQDPFETFISNQKIRYCYYKETEKILGNTYGMCILQDFEALTPNLLARTIETVEGGGLIVIMLKSMKSLKQLYTIPMDIHSRYRTEAHNDVVARFNERFILSLGSNENCLVVDDELNVLPISGGKNVKPLVPKDDDELTPKQQELIELKESLKDVQPAGALIDMSKTVNQAQAILTFIDAISEKTLNSTVTLTAGRGRGKSAALGIAIAAAVSHGYSNIFVTSPSPENLRTLFEFIFKGFDALGFQEHIDYDIIQSTNPAFNKAIVRVDIKRDHRQTIQYIDPSDSHVLGQAELVVIDEAAAIPLPIVKKLLGPYLVFMASTINGYEGTGRSLSLKLIQQLRQQTTGNGREGSETALASRDNKPLDAQSSGRTLREVVLDEPIRYAPGDPVEKWLNKLLCLDVTLIKNSRFATRGTPHPSQCNLFIVNRDTLFSYHPVSESFLEKMMSLYVASHYKNSPNDLQLMSDAPAHQLFVLLPPIDAKDGGRIPDPLVVVQVALEGEISKDSVRKSLSRGQRAGGDLIPWLVSQQFQDEEFAGLSGARIVRIATNPEYASMGYGSRAIELLRDYYEQKFTDLSEDTKPVDYSIKRISDKELLNSNLLKDEIKLRDSKTLPPLLLKLSDQPPHYLHYLGVSYGLTSSLHKFWKRNNFVPVYLRQTANDLTGEHTCVMLHVLEGRNSKWLVAFAKDFHKRFLSLLSYDFSKFSAVQALNIIESTKSAEKLLPDSQEKVEYQPVELNRERLYEMLSPYDLKRIDSYSNNLLDYHVIVDLLPVLALLYFSGRLGGNLTLSSVQASILLAIGLQHKSITDIGNELNLPSNQTIAMFAKVIRKFSSYFRSLLSSSIEDAMPEVNNNQLSELGDNTREYDAAEALDQMNDDLEEAGNEATKAMRLKQKELINSLNLNKYAIDQDDEEWAESQSQLEKAAKTNGTISVKSKKKRKQEKAEDIYKEEMNALKKHKKTSKR
- the NDT80 gene encoding transcription factor NDT80 (Syntenic homolog of Ashbya gossypii AGR347W; Syntenic homolog of Saccharomyces cerevisiae YHR124W (NDT80)) produces the protein MEGRRTISTENNDKSQEIQTFQNDDGTVSSYFDKRKVRIAPRSTLQFKIGPSFTPKVEYNVVKDLRTGKRVEFEIKPRIDRGFDFIENEWIGYKRNYFTVVSAFDTPTMSLDQFLQGSYEIRPDNSHSRLKVKYFAVKLVAKCIEDQSQINLVQHTAKRDKGPQFAPPIHPLVPAPLPNHQMIREASNVRNESKMKKFDHDFFLHRDRIVQDFDDGCIIYTYPNDTIKKVARYERIQFASSITVKKPTQQSKHFVLQLVLGCCIDGNHINRDNNSPYYNLDTYDQDADTTFIPILMKQTPALIIRGRSPSNYPQQIKTLATKEETIIVETSNSNVLAEPKVAKRGRKRKEYTEDDDEDEDEYDEPVISELNGNKRVQKYDRISNPKEKPEEQLTYIEGVKRKIVPLVLQSSLTARDLELLPKTSMLSALHNSLEADTTPSFHLSPLNDYDVELLSIQYDPFNLENQAYDQHLLTDGILLGPLENRKRKLSNKSSISLLSETKVKISKKTTTAVATTMTATSHSSTSNVSFSTFHSFGPGSRDFQQHNATVTNNFLIKHISPSQHPQCNEDIPRSTPHVNNPMDISFCLNIEETPASRQRPFSGKRGIVTAGGNSKPSELLNSSDLLDEPSFFRH
- the HIM1 gene encoding Him1p (Syntenic homolog of Ashbya gossypii AGR348W; Syntenic homolog of Saccharomyces cerevisiae YDR317W (HIM1)) → MRDDDIGEPAAIASPRGTEPAAPPLPKLPRKKSLHYQDIKTKFKSTRNKLFKHDLSLQLNLLTAGISHVPEHITPILNKHGENYVILGSTGLTGSMVLQGFMSPWVGASLTEDTVTRTYWCFNRNKKSLEINLDKLPQTWTAIIEYSGEQHILRKNDVVIRQHIVEQGKLGHVECHWDQYDWGLVLPTGEVKNIVINVVQLIESDSNKWCETFTNLFTGARKLLDDRTPIYLPSVDQISTLVSTLGSSSWESRKEKTTRSFVDYTLNLQLAKAFAPDATKSTLKHMVIVTSFNNLALGVISPYFRTKQKLENDLTHEVPGLTHLTILRPGPLVGQHGKQLSLLPTAPEGCSIIYRCYFWKKNAVKARINWLSQVRDVGPSKKVSEIVARATYHLPGNWLVGYSIPAAKVARVATQEALAKRTLIEQDPTALVVEVTTWSSQEMDKAFAAISPY